In one window of Musa acuminata AAA Group cultivar baxijiao chromosome BXJ3-2, Cavendish_Baxijiao_AAA, whole genome shotgun sequence DNA:
- the LOC135632116 gene encoding alpha-N-acetylglucosaminidase-like isoform X4 codes for MSEMAFHHKPVDVKIWVDLYATRRYGRSVPTLQDAWQILYHTLYNCTDGAYDKNRDVIVAFPDVDPSVILIPEIFEERKLVHFSRQLSEREPLKETSNSYDQPHLWYSTADVTRALVLFLENGYDVSDSQTFRYDLVDLTRQALAKYANKVFLKIIEGYQLSNLKQVTIYRQHFLDLVKDLDMLLSCHDGFLLGPWLESAKHLSRYPEQEQQFEWNARTQVTMWFDNTETEASLLRDYGNKYWSGLLLDYYGPRASIYFKYMIDSLAKGESFPLEDWRRGWIGLTNKWQSSRNLFPVKASGDALNISRWLYDKYFCTDNLQSLYMGSNYDEAANFVIFYF; via the exons ATGTCTGAAATGGCATTTCATCATAAACCAGTAGATGTCAAG ATCTGGGTTGACTTATATGCAACAAGGAGATATGGAAGGTCTGTTCCAACACTACAAGATGCCTGGCAGATACTATATCATACTCTATATAATTGCACAGATGGTGCCTAT GACAAAAATCGAGATGTAATTGTTGCATTTCCAGATGTTGATCCATCTGTCATATTGATACCAGAGATATTTGAAGAGAGAAAGCTTGTGCATTTTAGTCGACAATTATCAGAAAGAGAGCCACTGAAGGAAACATCTAATTCTTATGATCAACCACATTTATGGTATTCAACTGCTGATGTCACACGCGCATTAGTTCTTTTCCTAGAAAATGGGTATGACGTATCAGATAGTCAGACTTTCAG ATATGATCTCGTGGATCTCACCCGTCAGGCATTAGCAAAGTATGCAAACAAAGTATTCTTGAAGATTATAGAAGGGTACCAACTCAGTAATTTAAAACAAGTGACCATATATAGGCAGCACTTTCTTGACCTTGTGAAAGATTTGGACATGCTTTTGTCATGCCATGATGGATTTCTGCTTGGACCCTGGTTGGAAAGTGCTAAGCACCTTTCAAGATACCCAGAACAGGAGCAACAG TTTGAATGGAATGCAAGGACTCAAGTAACCATGTGGTTTGATAACACTGAGACTGAAGCTAGTTTGCTTCGTGATTATG gaAACAAGTACTGGAGTGGTCTTCTACTAGACTACTATGGGCCAAGAGCATCTATATATTTCAAGTACATGATAGACAGCTTGGCGAAGGGGGAGAGTTTCCCATTAGAAGACTGGAGGAGGGGCTGGATAGGCCTTACCAACAAGTGGCAAAGCAGTAGAAATTTGTTTCCAGTGAAAGCTTCTGGTGATGCTCTAAATATATCTCGATGGCTATATGACAAGTATTTTTGTACTGATAACTTGCAATCactttatatgggttcaaactatGATGAAGCTGCTAATTTtgtgatcttttatttttga